A genomic segment from Ramlibacter agri encodes:
- the ribD gene encoding bifunctional diaminohydroxyphosphoribosylaminopyrimidine deaminase/5-amino-6-(5-phosphoribosylamino)uracil reductase RibD, producing the protein MEKLHPAMEEALALAHRAIALSEPNPRVGCVIVAADGSRVLGSGHTQAAGQAHAEVQALRDAAARGEDVRGATAYVTLEPCSHHGRTGPCCDALVQAGIAKVVASLGDPNPLVAGQGFARLRAAGVAVEVGPGAAESRELNIGFFSRMERKTPWVRMKIAASLDGQTALANGASQWITSEAARADGHAWRGRAGAILTGIGTVLEDNPRLDIRLWPAPKQPPLVVVDSRLQTPPDAALFVPGRHVLVYAAEQHAQAQAALEARGAEVVYQAGGPKGKVDLAAMLADLALREVNEVHVESGFKLNGSLLREGLVDELLVYLAPKLLGPGQGMVNIGPLQRLDEAVELEFGEMKAFGPDLRILAKVKASCQPQVGK; encoded by the coding sequence ATGGAAAAGCTGCATCCTGCGATGGAAGAAGCGCTCGCGCTGGCGCACCGCGCGATCGCCCTGTCCGAGCCCAACCCGCGCGTGGGCTGCGTGATCGTCGCCGCCGACGGCAGCCGCGTGCTGGGAAGCGGCCACACGCAGGCTGCCGGCCAGGCGCACGCCGAAGTGCAGGCGCTGCGCGACGCCGCCGCCCGCGGCGAGGACGTGCGCGGCGCCACCGCCTACGTCACGCTGGAACCCTGCTCCCACCACGGCCGCACCGGCCCCTGCTGCGACGCGCTGGTGCAGGCCGGCATCGCCAAGGTGGTCGCATCGCTCGGCGACCCGAATCCGCTGGTCGCCGGCCAGGGCTTCGCGCGCCTGCGCGCGGCCGGCGTCGCGGTGGAGGTCGGCCCGGGCGCCGCCGAGTCGCGCGAACTGAACATCGGCTTCTTCAGCCGCATGGAGCGCAAGACCCCCTGGGTGCGGATGAAGATCGCCGCCTCGCTGGACGGCCAGACCGCGCTGGCGAACGGCGCCAGCCAGTGGATCACCTCCGAAGCAGCCCGCGCCGACGGCCATGCCTGGCGCGGCCGCGCCGGCGCCATCCTCACCGGCATCGGCACCGTGCTGGAGGACAACCCGCGGCTGGACATCCGGCTGTGGCCGGCGCCCAAGCAGCCACCGCTGGTGGTGGTGGACAGCCGCCTGCAGACGCCGCCGGACGCGGCCCTGTTCGTGCCCGGCCGCCATGTGCTGGTTTACGCGGCGGAGCAGCACGCACAGGCCCAGGCCGCGCTGGAAGCCCGCGGCGCCGAAGTCGTCTACCAGGCCGGCGGCCCCAAGGGCAAGGTGGACCTGGCCGCCATGCTGGCCGACCTGGCCCTGCGCGAGGTCAACGAGGTGCACGTCGAATCCGGCTTCAAGCTCAACGGCTCGCTGCTGCGCGAAGGCCTGGTGGACGAACTGCTGGTCTACCTCGCGCCCAAGCTGCTCGGCCCCGGCCAGGGCATGGTCAACATCGGGCCCCTGCAGCGGCTGGACGAAGCCGTGGAACTGGAGTTCGGCGAGATGAAGGCTTTCGGCCCGGACCTGCGCATCCTCGCCAAGGTGAAAGCCAGCTGCCAGCCACAAGTGGGAAAATAG
- a CDS encoding GspH/FimT family pseudopilin, translating to MDKTTQRGFTLPEMLVTFSVLGGLLAMALTSITDMVHDLRLAGVSNDVMQQLFLARSEAIKRNRRVAVCKSPDGESCAEQGGWEQGWILFEDTNNSGTREAHEPILQRLNPLPPQYRLTANNPLARYVSYHPLGGTVMASGAFQAGTFTLCRLSAGPGEGRQIIINAGGRPRVQKVQLESCM from the coding sequence ATGGACAAGACGACTCAGCGCGGGTTCACGCTGCCCGAAATGCTCGTGACTTTCAGCGTGCTCGGCGGCCTGCTGGCCATGGCGCTCACCTCGATCACGGACATGGTGCACGACCTGCGGCTGGCGGGCGTGTCCAACGACGTGATGCAGCAGCTGTTCCTGGCGCGCAGCGAGGCGATCAAGCGCAACCGGCGGGTTGCGGTGTGCAAGTCACCCGATGGCGAGTCCTGCGCGGAGCAGGGCGGGTGGGAGCAGGGCTGGATCCTGTTCGAGGACACTAACAACAGCGGGACGCGCGAGGCGCACGAGCCGATCCTGCAGCGCCTGAACCCCCTGCCGCCGCAATACCGCCTGACGGCCAACAACCCGCTGGCGCGCTACGTGTCCTACCACCCGCTGGGTGGCACGGTCATGGCGTCGGGCGCTTTCCAGGCCGGCACGTTCACGCTGTGCCGCCTCTCGGCGGGGCCGGGGGAGGGCCGGCAGATCATCATCAACGCGGGCGGCAGGCCGCGGGTGCAGAAGGTGCAGCTGGAAAGCTGCATGTGA
- the nrdR gene encoding transcriptional regulator NrdR, producing the protein MKCPFCGHADTQVVETRMAEDGGFIRRRRQCAHCEKRFTTYERPDVTFPAIVKKDGRRIEYDREKLLGSMKLALRKRPVSTEQIDGAVERIEEKLLNMGVREIPSSRLGEHVMRELKKLDKVAYVRFASVYRSFEDVDEFKHVVDEIRK; encoded by the coding sequence ATGAAGTGCCCCTTCTGCGGCCATGCCGACACCCAGGTGGTGGAGACCCGCATGGCCGAGGACGGGGGCTTCATCCGCCGGCGGCGCCAGTGCGCGCACTGCGAGAAGCGCTTCACCACTTATGAGCGGCCGGACGTCACCTTCCCGGCGATCGTCAAGAAGGACGGCCGCCGCATCGAGTACGACCGCGAGAAGCTGCTCGGCTCGATGAAGCTGGCGCTGCGCAAGCGCCCGGTCAGCACGGAGCAGATCGACGGCGCGGTGGAGCGCATCGAGGAAAAGCTGCTGAACATGGGCGTGCGCGAAATCCCCAGCTCGCGGCTGGGCGAGCACGTGATGCGCGAACTGAAGAAGCTGGACAAGGTCGCCTACGTCCGCTTCGCCAGCGTCTACCGCAGCTTCGAGGACGTCGACGAGTTCAAGCACGTGGTCGACGAGATCCGGAAGTAG
- the glyA gene encoding serine hydroxymethyltransferase, with protein sequence MYHRNILIEQTDPELWAAIQSENRRQEEHIELIASENYASPAVMAAQGTQLTNKYAEGYPGKRYYGGCEFVDIAEQLAISRIKELFGADAANVQPHSGAQANEAVFLAFLKPGDTIMGMSLAEGGHLTHGMPLNMSGKWFNVVSYGLDKNEAIDYDAMERKAHESKPKLIIAGASAYSLRIDFERFAKVAKDVGAIFMVDMAHYAGLIAAGVYPNPVPHADVVTSTTHKSLRGPRGGFILMKSQHEKAINSAIFPGLQGGPLMHVIAAKAVAFKEALQPEFKAYQQQVVRNAQVVAETLVQRGLRIVSGGTQSHVMLVDLRAKGITGKEAEAVLGDAHMTINKNAIPNDPEKPMVTSGVRIGTPAMTTRGFKEEEARQTANLVADVLEHPRDPANIAKVREQVNALTRRFPVYK encoded by the coding sequence ATGTACCACCGCAACATCCTCATCGAACAGACCGACCCCGAACTCTGGGCCGCCATCCAGTCCGAAAACCGCCGCCAGGAAGAGCACATCGAGCTGATCGCCAGCGAGAACTACGCCTCGCCCGCGGTGATGGCCGCGCAGGGCACCCAGCTGACCAACAAGTACGCCGAGGGTTACCCCGGCAAGCGCTACTACGGCGGCTGCGAATTCGTCGACATCGCCGAGCAGCTGGCGATCTCCCGCATCAAGGAACTGTTCGGCGCCGACGCCGCCAACGTGCAGCCGCACTCCGGCGCGCAGGCGAACGAGGCCGTCTTCCTGGCCTTCCTGAAGCCCGGCGACACCATCATGGGCATGAGCCTGGCCGAAGGCGGCCACCTCACCCACGGCATGCCTCTCAATATGAGCGGCAAGTGGTTCAACGTGGTGAGCTACGGCCTGGACAAGAACGAAGCCATCGACTACGACGCGATGGAGCGCAAGGCCCACGAGAGCAAGCCGAAGCTGATCATCGCCGGCGCCTCGGCGTACAGCCTGCGCATCGATTTCGAGCGCTTCGCCAAGGTGGCGAAGGACGTCGGCGCCATCTTCATGGTGGACATGGCCCACTACGCCGGCCTGATCGCCGCGGGCGTCTACCCCAACCCGGTGCCGCACGCCGACGTGGTGACCTCCACCACCCACAAGAGCCTGCGCGGCCCGCGCGGCGGCTTCATCCTGATGAAGTCGCAGCACGAGAAGGCGATCAACAGCGCCATCTTCCCCGGCCTGCAGGGCGGCCCGCTGATGCACGTCATCGCCGCCAAGGCCGTGGCCTTCAAGGAAGCGCTGCAGCCCGAGTTCAAGGCCTACCAGCAGCAGGTGGTGCGCAACGCCCAGGTCGTCGCCGAGACGCTGGTCCAGCGCGGCCTGCGCATCGTCAGCGGTGGCACGCAGAGCCACGTGATGCTGGTCGACCTGCGCGCCAAGGGCATCACCGGCAAGGAAGCCGAAGCCGTGTTGGGCGACGCCCACATGACCATCAACAAGAACGCGATCCCCAACGATCCCGAGAAGCCGATGGTCACCAGCGGCGTGCGCATCGGCACGCCGGCCATGACCACCCGCGGCTTCAAGGAAGAAGAGGCGCGCCAGACCGCCAACCTGGTGGCCGACGTGCTGGAGCATCCGCGTGACCCGGCCAACATCGCCAAGGTCCGCGAGCAGGTCAACGCGCTGACCCGCCGCTTCCCGGTCTACAAATGA
- a CDS encoding lytic transglycosylase domain-containing protein: MTALGKAASGLRTFTSDVAQGFFEITHNGFAVVGLAVVFAVLTLTARPDLRQAGEGQLMSWLRARQAQALGMVPELDAIDRATALNPKDLPKQQAAVAYWLSKKYRVAPEPISALVAEAYETGSRTKMDPTLILAVMAVESGFNPFAQSTVGAQGLMQVMTGVHSDKYENFGGKLAAFDPVTNLRVGVNVLQECIQRAGSVQAGLKFYVGAANLTDDGGYADKVMAEHERLRLVASGRMVPLVPPAAPALRTSAPGPALPAVKEEAARPVAGAEPTI, encoded by the coding sequence ATGACAGCGTTAGGCAAAGCAGCCTCCGGGCTGCGGACGTTCACCTCCGACGTCGCCCAAGGCTTTTTTGAAATCACGCATAACGGCTTCGCGGTCGTCGGCCTCGCCGTCGTCTTCGCGGTGCTGACCCTGACCGCCCGCCCGGACCTGCGCCAGGCTGGTGAAGGGCAGCTCATGTCCTGGCTGCGGGCCCGCCAGGCCCAGGCCCTGGGCATGGTGCCCGAACTCGATGCGATCGACCGCGCCACCGCGCTCAACCCCAAGGACCTGCCGAAGCAGCAGGCCGCCGTCGCCTACTGGCTCAGCAAGAAGTACCGGGTGGCGCCGGAGCCGATCAGCGCGCTGGTCGCCGAAGCCTACGAGACCGGCAGCCGGACCAAGATGGATCCGACCCTGATCCTGGCCGTGATGGCGGTGGAATCGGGCTTCAACCCGTTCGCCCAGAGCACGGTCGGCGCGCAGGGCCTGATGCAGGTCATGACCGGCGTGCACAGCGACAAGTACGAGAACTTCGGCGGCAAGCTGGCCGCCTTCGACCCCGTCACCAACCTGCGGGTCGGCGTCAACGTGCTGCAGGAATGCATCCAGCGCGCCGGCTCCGTCCAGGCCGGCCTGAAGTTCTACGTCGGCGCGGCCAACCTCACCGACGACGGCGGCTACGCCGACAAGGTGATGGCCGAACACGAGCGCCTGCGCCTGGTGGCTTCCGGCCGCATGGTGCCGCTGGTGCCGCCGGCCGCCCCGGCCCTGCGCACCAGCGCGCCCGGCCCGGCCCTGCCGGCCGTGAAGGAAGAGGCAGCCCGCCCGGTCGCAGGGGCGGAACCGACGATCTGA
- a CDS encoding DUF349 domain-containing protein: MSVSSLKPHDTQQLDALTGGAFSAPTSGERAARVREWLASQPSTEQMHEVFRELSARDKGAARLLREKLDEIKRAKGQEAIAAEWAERARVLLAQPRLNIADAMAWQRDAAKAGAPLSREPLAGVKTQLADRIKGIEDLQNRVQVQREAAVLLAQRIEVLSTKSWRDAQAAADALRADVPQWQGQAQALLDDSNWGSVDTKFPPLLEASRGQLQVVWDSFQNALAQAIAAADDASAPLPPVPVWADELRQARGLPAEAPAAAPKPPKPPKPKVDPELRAKASHAITDALSKLEAEIAQGHGKASAGAANALRNALKEHGKLVDDKLETQAHNALTAATELEGWQRWRADQLRQELVAKAEALFETVPAPGAAAKPARPPRKPKPGVQPAGTEQAPAAAEGQPAAEAQPAVEAQPAVETGPSAETQPAVEAAEAQAPVQPAAEAASELQPAAEAQAAPESAAAPDQGAATQAEPAAEAQASHAAPAPAVAPQRRPRFGGRKMQETLRSLREQWKQVDQGGPPNHALWKRFDEACNEAYKVVQEWLDKVKAEAAEHRGTRLSLIEEVKSWAAAHPEPERGDWKGFNRALHQFSDRWREAGHLSEKAFAELQPQWKDAIGRAAAPLEQAQKASIERRNAMIDEARALGDAPQLRIDAVKSLQQRWQGEAQAVPLDRKQEQKLWDAFRKPIDEAFNRKTAEREKAASAMSGRDRAVLEASKAVEEATASGDAQKIRTAMTALEQALRARDSDAAAAAPAPAAPAQAAAPEGEAAEGQADEGEAEAAAEAPAAPAKQPPKPVVAVRGDDRPGARKAEPAAPARGGRFGDSRRPGAPGGRDDRRGPRDDRRDDRRGDRGDREDRGPRLGDTAFRAQREALEHAQAALRKLAAQAHGEALTQLMSAWEQRVGEQVPGHQELKAVSTPVRQAWVQAVSQPAAGGDAAEALLRLEIAADVPTPAEQITARRALQLQLLTRRHDPSPQETWGQDVAKVLGTPHEGNAARRLQNALKALLRK; the protein is encoded by the coding sequence CTGTCCGTGAGCTCACTCAAACCCCACGACACCCAGCAGCTCGACGCGCTGACGGGTGGTGCCTTTTCCGCGCCGACGTCCGGCGAGCGCGCTGCCCGTGTGCGCGAGTGGCTGGCCAGCCAGCCCAGCACCGAGCAGATGCACGAGGTGTTCCGGGAGCTGAGCGCCCGCGACAAGGGCGCCGCGCGCCTGCTGCGCGAGAAGCTGGACGAGATCAAGCGCGCCAAGGGCCAGGAGGCCATCGCCGCCGAATGGGCCGAGCGCGCCCGTGTCCTGCTGGCCCAGCCGCGGCTGAACATCGCCGACGCCATGGCCTGGCAGCGCGATGCCGCCAAGGCCGGCGCGCCCCTGAGCCGCGAGCCGCTGGCTGGCGTGAAGACGCAGCTGGCCGATCGCATCAAGGGCATCGAGGACCTGCAGAACCGCGTCCAGGTGCAGCGCGAGGCGGCGGTGCTGCTGGCGCAGCGCATCGAAGTCCTGTCCACCAAGTCCTGGCGCGACGCCCAGGCCGCCGCCGACGCCCTGCGCGCCGACGTGCCGCAATGGCAGGGGCAGGCCCAGGCGCTGCTCGATGATTCCAACTGGGGCAGCGTGGACACCAAGTTCCCGCCGCTGCTGGAAGCCTCGCGCGGCCAGCTGCAGGTGGTGTGGGATTCGTTCCAGAACGCGCTGGCCCAGGCCATCGCCGCCGCCGACGACGCCAGCGCGCCGCTGCCGCCCGTGCCGGTGTGGGCCGACGAACTGCGCCAGGCCCGCGGCCTGCCCGCCGAAGCGCCGGCCGCCGCACCCAAGCCGCCGAAGCCGCCCAAGCCGAAGGTCGACCCGGAACTGCGCGCCAAGGCCAGCCACGCCATCACCGACGCCCTTTCCAAACTGGAAGCGGAAATCGCCCAGGGCCACGGCAAGGCGAGCGCCGGCGCGGCCAATGCGCTGCGCAACGCGCTGAAGGAGCACGGCAAGCTGGTCGACGACAAGCTGGAGACGCAGGCGCACAACGCCCTGACCGCCGCCACCGAACTGGAAGGCTGGCAGCGCTGGCGTGCCGACCAACTGCGCCAGGAACTGGTGGCCAAGGCCGAAGCGCTGTTCGAGACCGTCCCCGCCCCGGGCGCGGCCGCCAAGCCGGCGCGTCCGCCCCGGAAGCCGAAGCCGGGCGTCCAGCCCGCTGGCACGGAGCAGGCGCCAGCCGCCGCGGAAGGCCAGCCGGCCGCCGAGGCGCAGCCTGCCGTCGAAGCGCAGCCCGCAGTTGAAACCGGCCCGTCCGCAGAGACGCAGCCGGCGGTCGAAGCCGCCGAAGCCCAAGCCCCGGTGCAGCCCGCTGCAGAGGCTGCCAGCGAACTGCAACCTGCGGCCGAAGCCCAGGCAGCTCCCGAATCGGCGGCCGCTCCTGATCAAGGAGCCGCTACGCAAGCCGAGCCCGCAGCCGAGGCACAAGCGAGCCATGCTGCCCCGGCTCCCGCCGTCGCCCCGCAACGCCGTCCGCGTTTCGGCGGCCGCAAGATGCAGGAAACCCTGCGCAGCCTGCGCGAGCAGTGGAAGCAGGTGGACCAGGGTGGCCCGCCGAACCACGCGCTGTGGAAGCGCTTCGACGAAGCCTGCAACGAGGCCTACAAGGTGGTGCAGGAATGGCTGGACAAGGTGAAGGCCGAGGCCGCCGAGCACCGTGGCACCCGCCTGTCCCTGATCGAGGAAGTGAAGTCCTGGGCCGCCGCCCACCCCGAACCGGAACGTGGCGACTGGAAGGGCTTCAACCGCGCGCTGCACCAGTTCTCGGACCGCTGGCGCGAGGCCGGCCACCTGAGCGAGAAGGCGTTCGCCGAACTGCAGCCGCAGTGGAAGGACGCGATCGGCCGTGCCGCCGCCCCGCTGGAGCAGGCGCAGAAGGCCTCCATCGAGCGCCGCAACGCGATGATCGACGAAGCCCGGGCGCTGGGTGATGCGCCGCAGCTGCGCATCGATGCCGTCAAGTCGCTGCAGCAGCGTTGGCAGGGCGAAGCCCAGGCCGTGCCGCTGGACCGCAAGCAGGAACAGAAGCTGTGGGACGCGTTCCGCAAGCCGATCGACGAGGCGTTCAACCGCAAGACCGCCGAGCGCGAGAAGGCCGCGTCCGCCATGAGCGGCCGTGACCGCGCCGTGCTGGAAGCGTCCAAGGCGGTGGAGGAAGCCACCGCCAGCGGCGACGCCCAGAAGATCCGTACGGCGATGACGGCGCTGGAGCAGGCGCTGCGGGCCCGCGACAGCGATGCCGCTGCTGCGGCTCCCGCGCCTGCCGCGCCGGCACAAGCCGCCGCGCCGGAAGGCGAGGCCGCCGAAGGCCAGGCCGACGAAGGTGAGGCCGAGGCCGCTGCCGAAGCGCCGGCCGCGCCGGCCAAGCAGCCGCCCAAGCCCGTCGTGGCCGTGCGCGGCGACGACCGCCCTGGCGCGCGCAAGGCCGAACCGGCAGCGCCGGCTCGCGGTGGCCGTTTCGGCGATTCGCGCCGTCCCGGCGCCCCGGGTGGCCGGGACGACCGCCGTGGCCCGCGCGATGACCGCCGCGACGATCGCCGGGGTGACCGTGGCGATCGCGAGGACCGGGGCCCGCGCCTGGGCGACACCGCCTTCCGCGCGCAGCGCGAGGCGCTGGAGCACGCGCAGGCCGCCCTGCGCAAGCTGGCGGCGCAGGCGCACGGTGAAGCGCTGACGCAACTGATGTCCGCCTGGGAACAGCGTGTGGGCGAGCAGGTGCCGGGCCACCAGGAACTGAAGGCCGTGAGCACGCCGGTGCGCCAGGCCTGGGTGCAGGCGGTGTCGCAGCCTGCCGCGGGAGGCGATGCGGCCGAGGCGCTGCTGCGGCTGGAGATCGCCGCCGACGTGCCGACGCCGGCGGAACAGATCACCGCGCGCCGCGCGCTGCAACTGCAGCTGCTGACGCGCCGGCACGATCCCTCGCCACAGGAGACCTGGGGCCAGGACGTGGCGAAGGTGCTGGGGACGCCGCATGAAGGCAATGCGGCGCGGCGCCTGCAGAATGCGCTGAAGGCGCTGCTGCGCAAGTGA
- a CDS encoding zinc-dependent peptidase produces MFGWLRRRREAPALPDALWRSTLAAYPFLSERSPEDVARLRELAARFLRDKEFHGADGLAITDAIALAIAAQAVLPVLHLGLSWYDDFVGIVVHPGEVVAPRQAMDEVGVVHDWEEPLVGEAMPGGPVMLSWHDVAHASADSGYNVVIHEFAHKIDMRDGASDGCPPMPSKQARQQWLAVLQPQYDAFREKVIVAERFGGEEPWLDPYGAQSIDEFFAVACEAYFVNRQRFTSEFPALVPLFDGFFQPV; encoded by the coding sequence ATGTTCGGCTGGCTGCGCCGTCGCCGGGAGGCTCCCGCCCTCCCCGACGCGCTGTGGCGCTCGACGCTGGCGGCCTATCCCTTTCTCTCCGAGCGCAGTCCCGAGGACGTCGCGCGGCTGCGCGAGCTGGCGGCGCGCTTCCTGCGGGACAAGGAATTCCACGGCGCCGACGGCCTCGCCATCACCGATGCGATCGCGCTGGCGATCGCCGCGCAGGCGGTGCTGCCGGTGCTGCACCTGGGCCTGTCCTGGTACGACGATTTCGTCGGCATCGTGGTCCACCCCGGCGAAGTCGTGGCGCCCCGCCAGGCGATGGACGAGGTCGGCGTCGTGCACGACTGGGAAGAGCCGCTGGTGGGCGAAGCCATGCCGGGCGGCCCGGTCATGCTCAGTTGGCACGACGTCGCGCATGCCTCGGCCGACAGCGGCTACAACGTCGTGATCCACGAGTTCGCCCACAAGATCGACATGCGCGACGGCGCCTCGGACGGTTGCCCGCCGATGCCGTCGAAACAGGCGCGCCAGCAATGGCTGGCCGTGCTGCAGCCGCAGTACGACGCGTTCCGGGAGAAGGTGATCGTCGCCGAGCGCTTCGGCGGCGAGGAACCCTGGCTGGATCCCTATGGCGCGCAGAGCATCGACGAGTTCTTCGCCGTGGCCTGCGAGGCGTATTTCGTGAACCGGCAGAGGTTCACGAGCGAGTTTCCGGCGCTCGTGCCTCTGTTCGACGGGTTCTTCCAGCCGGTTTGA
- a CDS encoding UDP-2,3-diacylglucosamine diphosphatase: MEAAPRAQELVAPQGWRSVEFISDLHLEASQPANFEAWRRYMAATQADAVFILGDLFEAWIGDDSAAGPGFEGDCAEVLRAATRQRPIFFLHGNRDFLLGAGFAATTGVTLLADPTVFAFGSARWLLTHGDALCLDDTEYQAFRRQVRSPAWQAAVLARPLAERRMMAKAIRSESEDLKRTDREYADVDMPAALAWLQAADAAVMIHGHTHKPREHDLDATHRRIVLSDWDPQAQPPRREALRLARDGAWQRVALA; this comes from the coding sequence ATGGAAGCAGCCCCGCGGGCGCAGGAACTGGTCGCGCCCCAGGGCTGGCGCAGCGTGGAGTTCATCTCCGACCTGCATCTGGAGGCTTCGCAGCCGGCCAACTTCGAGGCGTGGCGCCGCTACATGGCGGCCACGCAGGCCGACGCCGTCTTCATCCTCGGCGACCTCTTCGAAGCCTGGATCGGCGACGACAGCGCCGCCGGGCCGGGGTTCGAGGGCGATTGCGCGGAAGTGCTGCGCGCGGCGACCCGGCAGCGGCCGATATTCTTCCTGCACGGCAACCGCGACTTCCTGCTTGGCGCCGGCTTTGCGGCCACGACCGGCGTGACCCTGCTGGCTGACCCCACCGTGTTCGCCTTCGGCAGCGCCCGCTGGCTGCTGACGCATGGCGATGCGCTGTGCCTGGACGACACCGAATACCAGGCCTTCCGCCGCCAGGTGCGCTCCCCGGCCTGGCAGGCCGCCGTGTTGGCGCGCCCGCTGGCGGAGCGCCGCATGATGGCCAAGGCGATCCGCAGCGAGAGCGAAGACCTCAAGCGCACCGACCGCGAGTACGCGGACGTCGACATGCCCGCGGCCCTGGCCTGGCTGCAGGCCGCCGACGCGGCGGTGATGATCCACGGCCACACGCACAAGCCGCGCGAACACGACCTCGACGCCACTCATCGCCGCATCGTGCTGAGCGACTGGGACCCGCAGGCGCAGCCGCCACGGCGCGAGGCCCTGCGCCTGGCGCGCGACGGCGCCTGGCAGCGCGTCGCCCTGGCCTGA
- a CDS encoding peptidylprolyl isomerase produces the protein MNPKVELHIQGQGVVTLELDEQKAPKTVANFLNYVKKGHYDGTIFHRVISGFMVQGGGFAPGMSQKATDAPVENEAGNGLKNDNYTVAMARTNDPHSASAQFFINVADNDFLNHTSPTPRGWGYAVFGKVVGGKDVVDRIKGVKTGRKGFHDDVPNDDVVIEKAVVVS, from the coding sequence ATGAATCCGAAGGTCGAACTGCACATCCAGGGCCAGGGCGTCGTCACGCTGGAGCTCGACGAGCAGAAGGCGCCGAAGACCGTCGCCAACTTCCTCAACTACGTGAAGAAGGGCCACTACGACGGCACCATCTTCCACCGCGTCATCAGCGGCTTCATGGTGCAAGGCGGCGGCTTCGCCCCCGGCATGAGCCAGAAGGCCACCGACGCGCCGGTCGAGAACGAGGCCGGCAACGGCCTGAAGAACGACAACTACACCGTCGCCATGGCGCGCACCAACGACCCGCACTCGGCGTCGGCGCAGTTCTTCATCAACGTCGCCGACAACGACTTCCTGAACCACACCTCGCCCACGCCGCGCGGCTGGGGCTATGCCGTGTTCGGCAAGGTGGTGGGCGGCAAGGACGTGGTCGACCGCATCAAGGGCGTGAAGACCGGCCGCAAGGGCTTCCACGACGACGTGCCGAACGACGACGTCGTGATCGAGAAGGCCGTCGTCGTCTCCTGA
- a CDS encoding peptidylprolyl isomerase, with amino-acid sequence MRFPLTRRAFAALALGACLAGGALAADAPRVKLATTAGNIVLELYPDKAPKTVANFLQYVGDKHYDGTTFHRVINGFMIQGGGYDPKMVEKPTRPPVAHEGRDAYAKGLRNQIGTVAMARTNDPDSATSQFFINVADNKFLDPTVKEYGYTVFGKVVEGMDVVNRIKAVPTGANDVPQTPVVITSATIVK; translated from the coding sequence TTGAGATTCCCCCTGACGCGCCGCGCTTTCGCGGCGCTGGCGCTCGGCGCCTGCCTGGCCGGCGGTGCCCTCGCCGCGGATGCCCCGCGCGTGAAGCTGGCCACCACGGCCGGCAACATCGTCCTCGAGCTCTACCCGGACAAGGCGCCCAAGACCGTAGCCAACTTCCTGCAGTACGTGGGCGACAAGCACTACGACGGCACGACATTCCACCGCGTCATCAACGGCTTCATGATCCAGGGCGGCGGCTACGACCCCAAGATGGTCGAGAAGCCGACGCGCCCGCCGGTGGCGCACGAAGGCCGTGACGCCTATGCCAAGGGCCTGCGCAACCAGATCGGCACGGTCGCCATGGCGCGCACCAACGATCCGGATTCCGCCACCTCCCAGTTCTTCATCAACGTCGCCGACAACAAGTTCCTCGACCCCACGGTCAAGGAATACGGCTACACCGTCTTCGGCAAGGTCGTCGAGGGCATGGACGTGGTGAACAGGATCAAGGCGGTCCCGACTGGCGCGAACGACGTGCCGCAGACCCCGGTGGTCATCACCTCGGCCACCATCGTCAAGTAA